In Humulus lupulus chromosome 6, drHumLupu1.1, whole genome shotgun sequence, a single genomic region encodes these proteins:
- the LOC133782933 gene encoding formin-like protein 13 — MSLLRKFFFRKPPDGLIELCDRVYVFDCCFSTEALDEESYKAYTGNIFNRFRDFLPDASFLVFNFREGETQSEMAKVLSEYDITIMDYPRQFEGCPVLKMELVHHFLRSSESWLSLGQQNVLLMHCERGGWPVLAFMLAALLIYRKQYSGEQRTLDMVYKLAPNELLHLLSSLTPFPSQLRYLQYVSRRDIVASEWPPHDRALRLDCIMLRFIPDFDGNGGCRPLFRIYGQDPVAGADQAPKVLHSTPIRNKPIRTYKQAECELVKIDINCLVQGDVVVECVSMNDDMQWEDMMFRFMFNTAFIRSNILILNPDEVDMLWDARDKFPKDFRAEILFSEMDAATSIIRRSVSLFEEKEGLPEEAFAKVQEMFSHVDWLDLRADAALNALQQMSASHIVHEKSDNDSHTSAESGVLQQFQKTSPKDDQKKKDFTKSDSALPETLEVTSPMTASLAVSNSTVGISPRALSSKSILLAPLTPCKPKPLQPHLIGNTIASSPSQSPPPPPPLQHYHISTSELEKSSPKKGTATFSQDEAQTSITSSPTTPRTPVSSTIFGNISSSLPSSLTIDAINSSTQPCKTPSRTPPPPPPPPIIPSPPTPSLRENLHVRARPPPPPPPPPPPPPPTVNATLSTQSTQTPCRMAPPPPPPPPPPTPPLRESTSIGARTSPPPPPPPPPLHPGHVVVPRNPSSVPPPPPPAPFLSSKQSKSTSQTSLSVPSVPPPPAPFLGKTNSSSNSGKGRLLRTISSKSNKKLKPLHWMKITRATQGSLWAEAQKYGETTIAPEIDMSELESLFSAALPNLASGRKSMKRGSIGSKPEKVQLIEHRRAYNCEIMLSKVKVPLHVLMNSVLSLEDSALDVDQVENLIKYCPTKEEMELLRAYTGEKEKLGRCEQFFLELMQVPRVESKLRVYSFKIQFRSQVSDLRNSLNIVNSATEEIRSSNKLKRIMQTILSLGNALNQGTARGSAIGFKLDSLLKLTETRARNNKMTLMHYLCKVLADKLPEVLDFSKDLGSLEPASKIQLKNLAEEMQAISKGLEKVVQELSTADNDSLVLEFFCKTLKEFLQNAEAEVRSLASLYSAVGRNVDALILYFGEDLARCSYEQVVSTLLNFTRMFSQAHRENCKHLELEAKKAAESKKIKIVDSHKRSEEYVNV; from the exons ATGTCTTTGTTGCGCAAATTCTTTTTTAGGAAACCGCCCGATGGCTTGATCGAGTTGTGCGACCGAGTTTACG TTTTCGATTGTTGCTTCAGTACTGAGGCTTTGGATGAAGAGAGCTACAAGGCTTACACTGGGAATATATTTAATCGGTTTCGAGATTTCTTGCCTGATGCTTCGTTCTTGGTGTTTAATTTTCGCGAGGGAGAGACACAAAGTGAGATGGCTAAGGTTTTGTCTGAGTATGATATTACCATAATGGACTACCCTCGGCAGTTTGAGGGTTGCCCAGTTCTCAAAATGGAGTTGGTTCATCATTTTCTGAGATCAAGTGAGAGTTGGCTTTCACTTGGGCAACAAAATGTGCTTTTAATGCATTGTGAGCGAGGTGGTTGGCCTGTTCTGGCTTTTATGTTGGCTGCATTGTTGATTTACAGGAAGCAGTATAGTGGGGAACAGAGGACGCTGGATATGGTCTACAAGCTGGCTCCCAATGAGCTCTTACATTTACTGTCTTCACTAACTCCATTCCCTTCTCAGCTTCGGTATCTGCAGTATGTCTCGAGGAGGGATATAGTAGCCTCAGAATGGCCTCCACATGACAGGGCACTGAGGTTGGACTGCATCATGCTAAGGTTCATTCCCGATTTTGATGGGAATGGAGGTTGCCGACCTTTATTTCGGATATATGGACAGGACCCAGTTGCTGGTGCAGATCAAGCTCCCAAAGTATTGCACTCAACTCCAATAAGAAACAAACCCATTCGCACTTACAAGCAG GCAGAATGCGAACTGGTTAAAATTGACATCAATTGCCTTGTTCAAGGCGATGTTGTGGTTGAGTGTGTTAGCATGAATGATGACATGCAGTGGGAAGATATGATGTTCAGATTCATGTTTAATACTGCTTTTATTAGGTCCAATATTTTGATACTTAATCCTGATGAAGTTGACATGTTGTGGGATGCTAGGGATAAATTTCCGAAGGATTTTAGAGCAGAG ATTCTTTTCTCTGAGATGGATGCTGCAACTTCAATCATTAGACGTAGTGTCTCATTATTCGAGGAAAAGGAGGGTCTTCCTGAAGAGGCATTTGCTAAAGTTCAAGAGATGTTTAGTCACGTGGACTGGTTAGATCTGAGGGCTGATGCTGCCTTGAATGCTCTCCAACAAATGAGTGCATCCCATATTGTCCATGAAAAGTCTGATAATGATTCTCATACGAGTGCTGAATCTGGTGTTTTGCAGCAGTTTCAGAAAACAAGTCCAAAAGATGATCAAAAGAaaaaggatttcaccaagtcagATAGTGCCTTACCTGAAACTCTAGAGGTCACTAGTCCAATGACTGCCTCTCTAGCTGTCTCAAACTCCACTGTTGGTATTTCACCTAGAGCTTTGAGTTCCAAAAGTATTTTGCTTGCACCATTGACACCTTGCAAGCCTAAGCCTCTACAACCTCACTTGATTGGTAATACTATAGCATCTTCTCCTTCACAGTcacctccacctccacctccatTGCAACATTATCACATTTCAACTTCAGAACTTGAAAAGTCCTCACCAAAAAAAGGGACTGCAACCTTTTCACAAGATGAAGCTCAAACATCAATAACAAGCTCCCCAACTACTCCAAGAACTCCAGTCTCAAGTACCATTTTTGGAAATATTTCATCTAGTCTGCCCTCTTCTCTTACAATTGATGCAATTAATTCTTCAACTCAGCCTTGTAAAACTCCATCTAGAACACCCCCACCGCCCCCACCACCTCCAATCATTCCTTCTCCTCCTACACCATCTTTAAGGGAAAACCTTCATGTTAGAGCTagacctcctcctcctccaccaccaccaccaccaccccctcCTCCCACAGTTAATGCAACTTTATCAACTCAGTCTACTCAAACTCCATGTAGAATGGctccaccacctccaccacctcccCCTCCTCCTACACCACCTTTAAGGGAAAGTACTTCTATTGGAGCTAGAActtcaccaccaccaccaccaccacctcctcctcttCATCCTGGGCATGTTGTGGTCCCTCGAAACCCTTCTTCAGTGCCACCACCACCTCCCCCTGCTCCCTTCCTCTCATCGAAACAGTCAAAGTCCACTTCACAGACCTCTTTATCTGTTCCTTCAGTCCCCCCACCACCAGCTCCCTTCCTTGGTAAGACAAATAGTTCCTCCAATAGTGGAAAAGGACGATTGTTACGTACCATCAGTTCAAAATCCAATAAAAAATTGAAACCATTGCATTGGATGAAAATAACAAGAGCAACACAAGGAAGTTTGTGGGCTGAGGCACAGAAATATGGTGAAACTACAAT AGCTCCAGAGATTGACATGTCAGAGCTTGAAAGTCTTTTCTCAGCAGCACTTCCAAATTTAGCAAGTGGGAGGAAATCAATGAAGCGTGGTTCAATTGGATCTAAACCTGAGAAAGTGCAACTG ATTGAGCACAGACGAGCATACAATTGTGAGATTATGCTTTCAAAGGTGAAAGTTCCATTGCACGTGTTGATG AATTCAGTGCTTTCCCTGGAAGATTCAGCTTTAGATGTTGATCAGGTTGAGAACCTCATTAAGTATTGTCCAACAAAAGAAGAGATGGAACTTCTCAGG GCCTACACTGGAGAAAAGGAGAAGTTAGGGAGATGTGAACAG TTCTTCTTAGAATTGATGCAAGTACCGCGTGTAGAATCTAAACTCAGAGTATATTCGTTTAAGATACAGTTCCGCTCTCAG GTTTCTGACCTTCGCAATAGCCTCAATATTGTGAACTCTGCAACAGAAGAG ATCAGAAGCTCAAATAAATTGAAAAGAATAATGCAGACAATTCTTTCACTAGGAAATGCTCTGAATCAGGGAACTGCTCGTG GGTCTGCTATTGGATTTAAGCTGGATAGCCTTCTCAAACTCACTGAGACTCGTGCGCGGAACAACAAGATGACTCTCATGCACTATCTTTGCAAG GTACTGGCTGACAAACTACCTGAAGTTCTAGATTTTTCTAAAGATCTTGGCAGCTTGGAACCTGCATCAAAG ATACAATTAAAAAATTTGGCCGAAGAAATGCAAGCCATAAGCAAGGGATTGGAGAAAGTTGTTCAGGAATTGTCCACAGCAGATAATGATAGTCTTGTACTGGAATTTTTTTGTAAG ACTTTGAAAGAGTTTCTTCAAAATGCTGAAGCTGAAGTGAGATCTTTAGCTTCATTGTATTCTGCCGTG GGTAGAAATGTGGATGCCTTGATTCTTTATTTCGGAGAAGATCTTGCTCGGTGCTCATACGAACAAG TTGTTTCCACTTTGCTCAACTTCACAAGAATGTTCAGCCAAGCCCACCGGGAAAACTGCAAGCATCTCGAGCTAGAAGCGAAGAAAGCTGCAGAAAGCAAAAAAATAAAGATTGTTGATTCGCATAAAAGGTCTGAAGAGTATGTCAATGTATGA